From one Candidatus Caldatribacterium sp. genomic stretch:
- a CDS encoding V-type ATP synthase subunit D has translation MRLNVNPNRMELMKLRNRLNMARRGHKLLKDKLDALIQDFVRVVRENGNLRREIEKEIVKAFEAQNVASLMLSEADKDLVTLAPQQRLLLEVSTRYLTGVRVPHFEVKVEGDPYSYGVIHTPAELDAAFRSFSRVLPLMVRLAEAEKTIELLAVEIEKTRRRVNALEYVLIPNLEETIKYIQLKLEELARSAITGIMRIKGSMR, from the coding sequence TGAACATGGCCCGGCGGGGGCACAAGCTCCTCAAGGACAAGCTCGACGCCCTTATTCAGGATTTTGTCCGGGTTGTTCGGGAGAACGGAAACCTCCGTCGAGAAATAGAGAAGGAAATCGTGAAGGCCTTTGAAGCACAGAATGTTGCCTCCCTCATGCTTTCTGAGGCGGATAAGGACCTTGTGACTTTGGCACCACAGCAGAGGCTCCTCCTTGAAGTGAGTACCCGGTACCTCACCGGAGTTCGGGTGCCGCACTTTGAGGTGAAGGTTGAGGGGGACCCGTACTCCTACGGTGTGATTCATACTCCTGCAGAGCTCGACGCGGCGTTCCGATCGTTCTCCCGAGTGCTTCCTCTCATGGTTCGCCTGGCAGAGGCCGAGAAGACCATAGAACTCCTGGCTGTGGAAATCGAAAAAACCCGCCGTCGAGTCAATGCCTTGGAGTACGTCCTCATCCCAAACCTTGAGGAAACCATCAAGTACATCCAGTTGAAACTTGAAGAACTTGCCCGTTCTGCCATCACCGGCATCATGCGAATCAAGGGGTCGATGCGGTAA